In Schizosaccharomyces osmophilus chromosome 1, complete sequence, the genomic window CATTAAAGCTTCTGCGAATGACCTGGTCGATACTTTGATGAAATGTCAACCATCTTATATTCGTACGATCAAACCGAATCAAACGAAGTCACCCCAGGACTATGATACTCGTATAGTGTTACATCAAGTCAAGTATCTTGGTCTTCAGGAGAATATTCGTATTCGACGTGCTGGTTTCGCTTATCGTCAAGCGTTTGATACATTTGCCCAACgcttttctgttttgaGCGGTAAAACGAGTTATGCTGGCGAATACACTTGGCAAGGTGATGACAAAACTGCTTGCGAAcaaattttgaaggataCTAATATCCCCCCTACTGAATATCAGATGGGTACTAGTAAAGTGTTTGTAAAAAATCCTGAAACgctttttgctttggaGGACATGCGCGATAAATTTTGGGATAGTATGGCCGTAAGAATTCAACGGGCTTGGCGTGCTTACGTTAGAAGAAGGTCAGAAGCTGCTTCCTCTATACAGAAGCTATGGAATCGTAATAAAGTGAATGTTGAGCTTCAACGCGTTCGTGATGAAGGCTCAAAGCATTTACAAGGCAAGAAGGAGCGAAGAAGATATAGTATGTTAGGCTCTCGAAAGTTCTATGGTGATTACTTATCAGCCTCCAAGCCTAATGGTACTTTATGGAGTACTTGCGGCTTAAGTTCTAGTGATAGTGTGATTTTCTCCATGCGTTGCGAAGTACTCGTTCACAAATTAGGCCGTTCTTCTAAACCCTCTCCTCGCCAGCTTGTTTTAACGAAGAAGGCCCTATATCTGGTTATTACTAAAATTGTTGATCATCAACTTACTCAGCAggttgaaaagaaattttctgtttcttctaTCGATTCGGTCAATTTGACAAGCCTACAGGATGATTGGGTTGCTGTACGAAGCAAATCTAGTCCAGATGGTGATATGTTTTTGCgttgctttttcaaaactgAACTGGTTACAGTTCTTCGTAAAATAAATCGCCAAATTAAAGTTATTGTGGCCCCAACTATTGAATATTGTCGTAAACAAGGAAAGACTTTAATTGTTAAATCACAGAAGGAGGAAACAGCAAATGATTACGATTATTATAAGAGTAGCACTATCCGTGTTGGGACTGGTTTACCTCCTAATAGTGTCAGCAAACCGTTCCCTCGTCTTGCTACCGGTGTTTCTCCAGCCGTGAGACAGCCTCCTGCACAGGCAACTGCAAAACCAGCACCCGTCAAGAGAGCTGCTCAACCAAGACAGCAACCTCTACCTCAGCCTGTCAAGCAAAATAAGCCGCCCGCGCCAGTCTCTCAGGCGAAGACTACTCAACCATCTCCTCCCGCAGCCCCCAGTTTGTATGAAATTAACCAAACCACCCAAATATTTCCTGCGGAACAATCATCCTCTCCTTCGTCTGCTCCCCAGCCTATTGAATCTCCTGCCGCTACTAAGCCAACTGCCTTTGCGACACCCAGTCAAGCTCCTCGTGCTCCTCCACCACCAGCTCCCCCTGCTGCTCCTCAAAAACCCTTATACATTGCTTTGTATGATTTTGCCGGTCGAAGTGCTAATGAAATgtcaataaagaaagatgaGACACTTGAAATTGTACTTAAAGAGCCTAGTGGTTGGTGGCTTGCTGTCAAGAATGGATCAGAGGGATGGGTACCTGCAACATACGTAACTGAAAGCAAGGATAGTACAATGTCCGCCGAAACCCCAGTAAACAATGGTGATTCAAGTCCTGGTGTAAACAACTTAGCCGGTTCACTCGCCGATGCACTTCGTATGCGTGCGTCTGCTGTCCGCGGTAGtgatgatgaagaggaCTGGTAAAGGCTTCCTATGTACATATAATGATCTTTGAATTCTtgcaattgaaaacaaatatcaGCCCTTTACTATcatttttatgttttagATACTATAAAGTATTGCCATGTCAATTTATGAAATAAAtcgttttattttattagCGTACGTTGAGTAGAGAATTTTGAGCTAGCAAGCCAAGAACTAAAGCAGTTCTTAAAAAGTTTTCGCGTTTCGTTGTAAATCCAATACATAATTGAAAGTATATGGGGGTATTTCATTATCGTGCTATGAACGTAATCAGACGTAAACCCTTTAATGGAGAACCATTAAATTCCTTTGGCAACCGTGGAAAGAATAGCTTGTTTTAGCTTAGAACTACGGTCGAAGAGTGACATGCCGAGAGAGCGTACGGTGCTGACAACACAATTATCCAAAGCATATAGTTTATGAAACTTATCGGCGGTGCCAAGATAAACGTGATTCTTAAAGTACCGATTCTTAAAGTAAGGCTGAAGCGAGAACATACTACCAGGGTCTTGTCCGTGCTGGATAGCATAAGAAAGAGCGTTTGTTAAGGCTTCAGCATCTTGTATTCCAGTGTTCATTCCCTGTCCAGCAAGTGGATGAGTATTATGGGCAGCATCGCCACACAGCGCAACATTTTCCTTTACATACTCGTCAACATGAGCCATACGTAGAGGAAATGATGCGCGTGAATTAGGAACGATTTCTGTAATTTGAGGAGGCGTGTCAAATGATAAAGAACGTCTCTTAGTTTCAATCCTCCAGTCTAGCtgcttttctaaattttttggcTTACTAACGTCCATCTTAAAGAGATAATCTAAATCAACCTGATCTAAGAGAAACGCAGCgttcaaaaatttgacAAATATAGGCTCTGGTAAGGCAAGCAACTTTTTTGCTAGTTCTGAATATATAGACCAAACGAAAGTAGCATTGTCTCCGGGAAGAGGGAGGTATGCCAAAGGACCCGTAGGCAGAAAGCGCTGAAAAGCAACCGAAGGCAAATTATTTTGGGATACCCGTAAAGTTCCAACGACGCCGTGAGCAAGATATGCCCAACCAGGCATTTCTATTTTAGCGAATCGGCGGACTATAGAGTTTCTTCCATCGGCCCCAACCAGCAATCGTGTGCGAAGTACTCCATGAGTTGATGTGTGTATGCAAGGTGTGTTTGTGTGTTCATCTCTTGTTATTCCCTCAATATTGCAAGGGACtaagaaatcaaaattgTCTTGATGGAgatcctttctttttaggATTGATCGTAATAAACCGTATTGTAAGTTTACATTTTCCGCCATGAAAGCCATCGGCTCAGTATCCTTTGTTTGATCAAattgtatttttgaattagTTATCCCATCGTAAGCAACGATATGTTGAAAGGGATGTAATCTTTCTCTGCGCATCAGATCCCAAGCtccaattctttcaaagaatttgCGACTGCGAGACATCACGGATACACAGCGATTCGAATATGAAGTGGGATTCCAATCCTGAATCTTCATAGTGTTCTGGTTGTCTAAAATAGCTACCTTTAATGACCGTGTATGAGGATTAGTTTGTAATCCCGCAGCTAAGGCCAGTCCGACGGGACCCGTTCCGACAATAGTAATATCGAAATCGCTTTTTCGTGTGTTCGTCTGGGAAGCAAACCCACGAATTACTTCGGGAGAAACTCGTAAAGCAGTACTAGACATTCGCATCATGGCAGGGTACAATATtattaaatgaagaaaaggctttTGATTAATGctttacttttgaaattctttaTAGGGTTACTTTCTCCAATTTAATACATATCGATGGGGGTTGTAGGTTCTGTGCAATCGTATGTTCGTAGTGTTCAGTTCTTCTGAGAAGTAactatttaaaaatgattGATGAGAGGGCTAACAGTCATACTGAATTCGCTCATAGTATTTAGtattcaatattttttgacattCAACGGATTATAGTTTTTCTCTGTATTTATGATTGTTTACACGACGAATGCTGAGTTCTTACATCAGCCTTTGGTATGTAACATCTTCATCGTGGAGAACTGGTAATTACCATTCAAAGAAACTGTCATAGATGAACTACTTATATTTATACCCAAGACCTTAAATTTATAGGATCCTGCTTGTACAATACATGTTTTCCCTATACTACAAGACGGACGTACAGCATTATGGAGTATAATAATTATAACTAATATATTGAAcgaataataaataaagaaccTTTGCTAAATTAGAAAATCGAGCATGTAAGAATAGAGACATGAGAGACCTTCAACGAAATCTGAAGGAAGAGAAGCATATGCATAGTAAATAATGCTTAACAAGCCAATGTAACATCAACAATTaatcataaaacaaataaaagtatAACATAAACAATTATCGACAAACGTAAATAAAGTTTGTGAATGTAGAGTCAAAATCCATAAACAAAGagtgtttgtttacctttcgtttttgtttatatacTGTTTACCAAGGATTTGAATTGGCCAAAACCCAACCTcatttcaagaaaaaggcAGGAATaatccttccttttcttttcttctttttggataacttttttttttttggtacgTGGGCTGCAAGTTCCGAAGATAATGGGGATGTCGAAACCGGTTGCCAGTAATACCGACATGAAACAAGAAAGTCGTGACGATTTACAGGTTCAGCATCAGATTAATTGTAACGAATTACAAGATCAAAATGATGCTGGCTTCTATTTGCAGACCAACGAAGGTGATCTGCCTGGCTTAACTGGAAATCAGATAAAAAAGCCATTGACGAGCAACTCGTCAATAAAGGAAGATCCCTGCGTATCTGAGAAACCAAAACtttatgaaaatgatgaagaaagacAATCAGAATATTATCCTTCCGATTCTGAAAACCAGCTCGCTCGTAGTTTACACAGcgaagcttttcaaaaaccCGATGATGTGAAAGGACAACACTTACAAGTCTATACTCAAGAATTCCATGTCCAAACTCCTTTAACTCCACAGTCCGTCACAGATAGAACTGTTGTATCGCCAACCGATGATATATCCCCTACTGAATCAGTAGTTTCAACGAAACCAGATTCAGTTTTTCCAAACAGACAAGGGCATTTTGCATCAGGATCGGAAAGTAGTTCTGTGTTCATTTGTTTGTACCACAAGCAGTATGGCAAGTGGCATCTGAAAATGAGTGACGAGGATGATAATCAGGCAGTCGAAGCGTATGCTCAACATTTCAGCAGCGAAAACCGTCCttctattttctatttgtttCGAGGTATTTCGTTTGGTCCGGAATATGACTATGTATTACGCCCCAAAAATTGGTGGAATCCCATGAGCGAAAAAGTTATGCGAAAGGAGGTAGTAGTTCGAAAAATCGACACTCAACCAGGATGTCGATCTGTATACGAACGCTATCATCAAAATAAAGTTCAGGGAGGTGAAGATTTATTAATTGTACCAGTATATGGATTAAATATATGGATTGTCTCCTTAATAGTTGCAAGCGCTGCTGGATCAGTGATAATTGGCTTATGGATGCGGCTTTCAGATCCCTTTTTTGCACATGGAATGCTTCTCAACCTCGGACTAGGAAGTATTGGTAGTTTCTTATACTTGCTTTCGAACACTTGGTGCAGATAAAGTATTGTTTAGAATCCACACTTCTCCATTGCTTGCTCTTTTGATAGAAAGCACTTGTACTGAATCATTTAGGTAAAGaatatctttttgtttaatgaCATTTATGGTTGATCCACTTAATGACTTACATTCTCCATTACCATGAGAAGGATTCACAGAGACAAAGTGGGATTTAATGAAATGATGCAAATTTCCTTGAGCTTGTTCTTCAGTGATGTGAACTGGCTCAGAAGGCATCTCAAACTTAGCTTCCAATGTATCCAATTTCCATGGCTTTactttcaaattttgaaatgcCAAATCCGTGGGTACCAAAACCGTAGTATGTTCATCACTACTTTTAAGTCTTTCAACAAGCTCAGGAAATTGCATAAGAATGTCTGAAAAAATATTGCAATCCCTTGAACCAGCTAGTAGCTCAAATAAACGAGGTTGGTGAGTAGCTTGCATTTGGAAAGGCTTTTGATGAAACGAAACAGCGGTTGCGATATGTATAAACGTAGACAAGAAGAACACTTTAAAGATAAAGTAGGACAATAATTTCATGCTAGGATCGTGTAGTTTTATAACGAAACAAAAGGCAATATATTATCGCTATAGCTTATTAATGGGGAATTGATAAATCCACTGAGAAGAAACCGTCTCAAAAGGTTGCTAATTGCTtaagaaaaacaattgtcCGAATATACAGTAGCTGAATGAAAAACTGTTTCGATAAAGATAGATGAAACAattatgaataaaaaacagCAGTTGTAATGAAGCTTACTTTAGAGAATTTGactaaagaaaattaaagtAAAGATTTGTTGAAGTGACGATTACAAGAAGCGTTATTGACCATTATATTATATTGGAGATATACTATGATTAACAGCAGCCTGTGTCCGATGTTTTCTAGaggaaatttctttttaattgaTTCTATTAATTCTTTATCTTATGTGGTTTCAGTGTTATATTAAAAGGCTTACCAAACACCTTCTTACTCGAGATTCACCACAAACATTAGGTATTTTGCCAGaataatccaaaaataaagaggaATCTAAGAATATATTATCGAATTCACTGCCGATTGAAAATCCTTTCGGAAAAGTATCTTTAAGCGTCAGTGATCGAAGTTAGAACGTCGTGACCTAAACCATATATTGAGCCAGTATTCAGGTTTCGCGTTTTCACTGCATCTTTTGTAAGAAATACCGTTTACGAAAGAGTTcgataaaaataaaattggCGTTGGAAACCTTCAGAGCCTACTTATTGAGGAACAACTTCTGTTTCGtcaaagtaaaaaataattgacTACTGGCAAGTGAGGTACCTGAAAGACAAgtaaaagaggaaaagaattacAATGTTTGAATGATGGAACTATCTCCAAAGGATGATATTACTGATGTATTGAATAATGGACCGTCGCAATCAGCGGATCCTTCTTTATGGGCAATATTCGGACAACACTCGATGGAAGATTCAAGTGAAAGACGAAATGTTGGTTCTGAAGTAGATAATAGTATTTTTGACCTTAGCCAGTTAAATGAACATCAATTGGCCTCCTCCGTACCCAACCCCATGGGCTTGTCGAGCCATGATGGTCTAATAGCCAAAAATCTTGAAGGAGCAGATTCCTCTGGTAAGCAAGACGCATCTCTGCTTAGCCAGCATATGCTAAACGCCGAAACGGGGCCCAAAACCATGGAGGCGAAAGGTCGAAAATCCATGAATGGCATTCGTAAAGGTAAACGCATTTCTGCTACTGCAAATTCTCTTGAACGTAATGGGACACAATTTGTCTCAAATGAGGCTCCAATCGCCGTGAAGTCTAGCATTCCTGCGCTTCCAAGGACTACCTACGAAAGACTCTGTTACGAGTCAGCAATTGCCAGTGGATTATCTCCTAATTCTCTCTCAAACGATGAAGTAGAGTTACTTTCCGAAATTTTAGATAATCCATCTTGGCTGTCTCTTTATCTAAAAATACGCAATGGCATATGCTATCTTTGGCATAGAAATCCGACACTATTTGTATCCTTTAATGAAGCTTTGGGTATTGTTCGAGACAAGATGGCATTTCCTCTGGCATCCTTGGCTTTTGAGTTTTTAACGCGAAACGGTTATATTAATTATGGGTCACTGGATATTGCTCATAATGTACAACCAGGAGAAAATCTTCCTCAAAAAACAGTAGCTATTGTTGGAGCTGGTATGGCTGGGATAAGTTGCGCACGCCAATTGGCAAATTTATTCGCGCAATACGAACAAGACTTTGCATCACGAGGCGAAAAGCCGCCCCAATTGATTCTTTACGAGGCGTCAAGTCGTTTAGGAGGTCATGTTTTTTCCCATGGAATATCTTTGCATGAATTGTTaagtgaagaagaacagaTCGGACTCCAAACAGATGCACTACAAACATGCATGGTGAATTTGTCTTCTGATTTTCTCTATGGCTGTCcgtttttagaaaatgatCCTTTACACATTATTGTCTCGCAGCAACTTTCATTAGAGGAAGTTGTACGCCAGAAGCAGAATCTCGCTTTATATGATTCGGGAGCAGGTCGGATAGATCAAAGGCATATAGACAGAATTTTACTGTTATTTCGCTCTCTACTtgattatttcttttcaatgaaGAACGATCAGCTTTTGAATATAGTGTCTTCTCCCAAACAAAAGTTTATTCTCACTTTACAGAATTTGGATTGGCATTTAGTTGGTGATGTCCCCTTGTCTTGTCACGACTCgttaaaaagctttttagaGGATTCCTTCAGAAATCTCAATCATTTACTGCACTTTTCCATTGCAGAAACCAGAGTTTTTGAGTGGTGCGTTGAGTACCTAAAACAAACGACTTGCGTGCCGTTAGAATTAATAAAACCGACATCTTTCAATTCTGTTAGCTTTCCTTTCGGTGAAACTGTTCCCTCGTatgcaataaaaaatggcaTGTCAACTTTAATAGAAGCGCTAGCTACGACTCCTAGTCCTTTACCTGTTATATTTGATCATACTGTCCAGTCAGTCAATTTACATGATCAGAAAGCTCACCTCTCATTTACAAATGACACATCTGTAACTGTTGATAAGGTGGTGATGTGTCTACCTATCGATAAATATCGAAATTCTACCGTTTCATTTGGACCAGCAATATCAGAGCATAAAATCAATGCTTTGAATAAGTGCTATATGCCAAATCGTAAAAAAGTGGTTTTCCTGTTTAAAACCCAGTTTTGGGAACTTAACAGTAGTATTTTTGGGTCTTTGACTTCTAGTAAGAAAAACTATATTTTTAACGATTGTTCAGACATATATGGATTCCCATCATTAAGCGTGTATGTGGATATTGGTGCAAATCAACGGATTGTTGGTAGAGACATCGTCCATGATATTCTTTTAGAACTTGGCAATATTTTTAAGCTGGAGAATTTGCAACCATTGAGGACTGTTATAACCAACTGGGAAAGTAATGTATTTTTGAATCACTCTTCTTATGCTATCTCGCCTGAAGCATCGTCAGAAGATTATTCTATATTGAGAGAGAGTATGGGCGATATTGTATATTTTGCCAGCGAAGCGTTGTCAAAAGAGCATTCTGGAACTTTACGAGGGGCTTTTCAGTCTGGTCTACTGGCTGCTAAAGATATTCTTAGCTCTTTAATCGGAGATGTTGCCGTTCCTAATACTTTAATAgtggaagaaaaacttgACGGTTCCGAATCTAGCCGTAAACGACCAGCAGGACAGGTGTATGACACTAGAAGGGAAGATaatgatgatgataaaGCCCTCAATTATTACCACGATTACCTTAGATTAAGGAAGCAGAggcttgaaaaagaagagcaagaaTGCGAGCTTTTAATAGCTGAGCTGCTTGGCACTCGCCCCACTGCCCCTACCAGACCAAGTGCCAATCCATACTTAATATACCAAAAAACTCAATGGCATGTGTGCAGAGCTCTGGCAGAtcaggaaaagcaaagaagtACCGGCGACCATGAAGCACGTGCTactaaaaatgaaatcagGGCAAAGCTTGGGAAGACTTGGAGAGCTCTCGATGATTTAGGAAAACAACCATGGGTTGATGAAGTTACTGCTAGGAGAGCGAATTATTCCAGTCGTTTGGAAGAGTATCAAAGACAAATAAATGCCTATAATGTTCGCGCTGCCCAAATTCGTGATGAACATCTTCGCAAGTGTGAATCTCAGCCTCTTCCCGAGGAAGAAGCAAGGTTAAAGATTCTTTcacaagaagaagatgagcGTGCCCAAAAGCGTCGACTTTTAGAAAATACAACATTGAACGATAGTGACGAGGAATATCGAGAAGATATGGATTATGAAGAACAATTTGATGATAATTTTTCTGATACGTTCACATAACTACATTAgtcaattaaaaaatatacgCATGGGTTTCTGGTGCaagatatttttgaaaaaaagacgATCGAAATTTatctacaaaaaaatttaattaatgTTTATATCCCATCCTTGtgtagaaaagaatttttttttttttttttttttttttatatattttgtttttgtttgatattCCTAAGTAAACTTAATGTTTTATCGAGGTCACTACACAGTACTGGGcataaaaccaaattaACTAAAAATAGTCACCCTAATAGAAGTACATTacaaaaattagaaatGTCAAAGAAAGCTTTGTCCCAGTTATCGTTTGACCCTCCTGAATCCTTGGACAAGGATCAAGTCGTTGCTAAAGTACTGCAACTTAGGGGTTCAGCATTATTCACTGTTTGTGAACCCAATGGAAACGAATTACTCGTTGAAATACCTGCAAAATATCGGAGCAAAGCATGGATTAAACGGGGTGGATATGTTGTAGTGGACAAGTCTGAATTTACTGATcagcaaaacaaaatcgaTGGTTCTATTGTATACGTGGTTCAGCACCCGTTAAAGAATTGGGAGAAGCAATCTTACTGGTAAGTTTTATTGATACCTACACAAATATCTAACAACTGCTAGGCCTAAAGAGTTTGTCAATAATACCGCTGCAGAGATCGATGAAAGTAGCAGTAGTGAAAGTGCCGAGGAGAGTGATTGATACGTTTATTTCTTGGACAAAAACTTATTTTATTAACCTTACCATATAGTTATTTTGGTTGCTTAATAGAACTGAAATACACACTCCAGAATCTAAAATCATAACTTATAGTACTACCAATAGCATTTGACTCATAAATGATTCCATCAGTAACTTCTCTTATCGTAAAGGAATTATAGATTACTTAAATAGTTACCAAGCGTTTGCTTTATAGCAATCCTAAACGTGTTAATAATTTGCCTGACCAATAACCGTATAAACTTACCTCCCCATAAAAGGCAAGGACAATGGTTCTATCATCAAATTTAAAACCTCGCATTTCTTGCATGGCAGCTTCCGCCGATTCAATATCAGCAAATCTGACGTACACTTTTCCAATGCCGAGGGAAGGAGTGTCAGAAAAACCTTTTTGCTGGGGAATCTTAATGTCTAagatttttccaaattggGATAATTGAGTACCAACAGCTTCTTGAATTTCTAAAACTAAGTTAATAGataatattcaaaatctttGCACTTACCTTCGCATTCTCGAGGATCAGTAGCTTCGTTCTCCGTTACCACATTATGAATTTGTAACACAGGTGTGGCCTGGATTCTGGGTTCACTTTTAGCTAATTCTGTTAAAGCAACCATTCCTACATTAGATTCGGGTATCTTTTGGTTTAAACCCACGCAGGAAAAGCCAACgctaatttttttgtcgTTAAATTCCATCCCGTCCAAATTTTGGATTGCCTTTCCTGTATTCTCAGGGTCGCTGTATTCACAAAATCCAAAACCCTTAGAGGATTCGTCTGCAACATTTTTTATCAATTGGAAGCTCAATAACTCTCCAAACGGTTTAAATAGCTCGATTACACTTTGTTCGTTTAAGTTAGAAGGGAAGTTGGTAAAATAGACTTTATCCTTGGAATCCAATACTTCATTTTGCGTAAAGTCCAAGCTTCTTTGATTTGCAGTCTCATGTGTAATTTGTGGAACAATATAGTTTTTAATCCTGTTAAAAGTTATTGATATATCAGGAGCATATTGGGCGGTATGTAAGCCCCATAAAAATGTAGCGTCTTCTGGTTTTGACAATTCTAAAATTGCATAATTATCCTCTTTGCAAAAATAAGCATTCGAAAAATGACGTGTTTCTGGCTTATGGTATGTTGTGGATATAAACAAATCTTCAATAAATGGCTTGAACGTATTTATGTCAAAATCTGATGGAAGATTGGAAACAACTAATCTTCGAGCTTGACGACTAGCACCAGGTTGCAAGGGAGGAGGTGGTGCCATGATACTTCCTGCCGCCGATCGAGCAAACTCAAGAAGCTTTTCAGGATCACTATTAGCAGTACGAGGTGCACCAGGAAGAGGAAATAAACCAGACATTTTAGCTTGGTCAGCAGTTACTAACTCATAGCCTGGGGGCTTGATATCCCATTGAGAATTTTGACGAACCCATTCGTTAATTGGCTTCACATCCCTAAGCTGCTCTAACTCGCGTTCTATAGACTGCAGATTACGGGATCTACTTGCTGGCGGGCTCACGCTTTTGCGTCTAGACGATTGTCTTGAAGAATAGTAATCGTGGTCATCATAACGTCTTCTCTTTGGTCGTTCGTCGTCTCTGGGGCTTCTCTCTCTATACTCTCTAGGTCGTCGATAATCATGGTCATCTCTGTGACGGCGTCGATAATCATCTCGATAATGACTTCGTTCTGTGTCACGAGAGGAATATCTATCCATGCGCCCAACACTTTCATCTCGAGG contains:
- the myo1 gene encoding myosin type I, with translation MAIIKRVNRSKVADAKAPDSTGQANGVRKAVFQGNRKKTVGVDDLTLLSKISEDEINKNLELRFRNGEIYTYIGHVLISVNPFRDLGIYTMDVLKSYQGKNRLETSPHVYAIAENAYYQMKSYHENQCIIISGESGAGKTEAAKQIMQYITHVSKSVGTEIEKVSKIILATNPLLESFGCAKTLRNNNSSRHGKYLEMIFNPSGAPIGAKITNYLLEKNRIVHQVRNERNFHIFYQFTKSAPQKYRDAYGIQGPESYLYTSASQCFSVDGISDDRDFQGTINAMQVIGITEAEQDEIFKVIAIILWLGNIQFQEGPDGGSVITDKSISEFLGYLIGVSAPLIEKALTIRIMQTQHGSRRGSVYEVPLNPTQALAVRDALAMALYNCLFDWIVERVNRALVTSDRSANTSIGILDIYGFEIFENNSFEQLCINYVNEKLQQIFIELTLKTEQEEYVREQIEWTPIKYFNNKVVCDLIESKRPPGLFAAMNDAIATAHADSAAADNAFAQRLNFLSSNPHFEPRQTQFIVKHYAGDVTYDTMGMTDKNKDQLATDILNVVHSSSNNFLKSIFPAPQETSARRRPPTAGDRIKASANDLVDTLMKCQPSYIRTIKPNQTKSPQDYDTRIVLHQVKYLGLQENIRIRRAGFAYRQAFDTFAQRFSVLSGKTSYAGEYTWQGDDKTACEQILKDTNIPPTEYQMGTSKVFVKNPETLFALEDMRDKFWDSMAVRIQRAWRAYVRRRSEAASSIQKLWNRNKVNVELQRVRDEGSKHLQGKKERRRYSMLGSRKFYGDYLSASKPNGTLWSTCGLSSSDSVIFSMRCEVLVHKLGRSSKPSPRQLVLTKKALYLVITKIVDHQLTQQVEKKFSVSSIDSVNLTSLQDDWVAVRSKSSPDGDMFLRCFFKTELVTVLRKINRQIKVIVAPTIEYCRKQGKTLIVKSQKEETANDYDYYKSSTIRVGTGLPPNSVSKPFPRLATGVSPAVRQPPAQATAKPAPVKRAAQPRQQPLPQPVKQNKPPAPVSQAKTTQPSPPAAPSLYEINQTTQIFPAEQSSSPSSAPQPIESPAATKPTAFATPSQAPRAPPPPAPPAAPQKPLYIALYDFAGRSANEMSIKKDETLEIVLKEPSGWWLAVKNGSEGWVPATYVTESKDSTMSAETPVNNGDSSPGVNNLAGSLADALRMRASAVRGSDDEEDW
- the coq6 gene encoding 2-octaprenyl-6-methoxyphenol hydroxylase Coq6; this encodes MMRMSSTALRVSPEVIRGFASQTNTRKSDFDITIVGTGPVGLALAAGLQTNPHTRSLKVAILDNQNTMKIQDWNPTSYSNRCVSVMSRSRKFFERIGAWDLMRRERLHPFQHIVAYDGITNSKIQFDQTKDTEPMAFMAENVNLQYGLLRSILKRKDLHQDNFDFLVPCNIEGITRDEHTNTPCIHTSTHGVLRTRLLVGADGRNSIVRRFAKIEMPGWAYLAHGVVGTLRVSQNNLPSVAFQRFLPTGPLAYLPLPGDNATFVWSIYSELAKKLLALPEPIFVKFLNAAFLLDQVDLDYLFKMDVSKPKNLEKQLDWRIETKRRSLSFDTPPQITEIVPNSRASFPLRMAHVDEYVKENVALCGDAAHNTHPLAGQGMNTGIQDAEALTNALSYAIQHGQDPGSMFSLQPYFKNRYFKNHVYLGTADKFHKLYALDNCVVSTVRSLGMSLFDRSSKLKQAILSTVAKGI
- the mug97 gene encoding meiotically upregulated protein Mug97, which codes for MGMSKPVASNTDMKQESRDDLQVQHQINCNELQDQNDAGFYLQTNEGDLPGLTGNQIKKPLTSNSSIKEDPCVSEKPKLYENDEERQSEYYPSDSENQLARSLHSEAFQKPDDVKGQHLQVYTQEFHVQTPLTPQSVTDRTVVSPTDDISPTESVVSTKPDSVFPNRQGHFASGSESSSVFICLYHKQYGKWHLKMSDEDDNQAVEAYAQHFSSENRPSIFYLFRGISFGPEYDYVLRPKNWWNPMSEKVMRKEVVVRKIDTQPGCRSVYERYHQNKVQGGEDLLIVPVYGLNIWIVSLIVASAAGSVIIGLWMRLSDPFFAHGMLLNLGLGSIGSFLYLLSNTWCR
- the mug57 gene encoding cell surface fascilin domain protein, implicated in adhesion Mug57 translates to MKLLSYFIFKVFFLSTFIHIATAVSFHQKPFQMQATHQPRLFELLAGSRDCNIFSDILMQFPELVERLKSSDEHTTVLVPTDLAFQNLKVKPWKLDTLEAKFEMPSEPVHITEEQAQGNLHHFIKSHFVSVNPSHGNGECKSLSGSTINVIKQKDILYLNDSVQVLSIKRASNGEVWILNNTLSAPSVRKQV
- the lsd1 gene encoding histone demethylase SWIRM1, translating into MMELSPKDDITDVLNNGPSQSADPSLWAIFGQHSMEDSSERRNVGSEVDNSIFDLSQLNEHQLASSVPNPMGLSSHDGLIAKNLEGADSSGKQDASLLSQHMLNAETGPKTMEAKGRKSMNGIRKGKRISATANSLERNGTQFVSNEAPIAVKSSIPALPRTTYERLCYESAIASGLSPNSLSNDEVELLSEILDNPSWLSLYLKIRNGICYLWHRNPTLFVSFNEALGIVRDKMAFPLASLAFEFLTRNGYINYGSLDIAHNVQPGENLPQKTVAIVGAGMAGISCARQLANLFAQYEQDFASRGEKPPQLILYEASSRLGGHVFSHGISLHELLSEEEQIGLQTDALQTCMVNLSSDFLYGCPFLENDPLHIIVSQQLSLEEVVRQKQNLALYDSGAGRIDQRHIDRILLLFRSLLDYFFSMKNDQLLNIVSSPKQKFILTLQNLDWHLVGDVPLSCHDSLKSFLEDSFRNLNHLLHFSIAETRVFEWCVEYLKQTTCVPLELIKPTSFNSVSFPFGETVPSYAIKNGMSTLIEALATTPSPLPVIFDHTVQSVNLHDQKAHLSFTNDTSVTVDKVVMCLPIDKYRNSTVSFGPAISEHKINALNKCYMPNRKKVVFLFKTQFWELNSSIFGSLTSSKKNYIFNDCSDIYGFPSLSVYVDIGANQRIVGRDIVHDILLELGNIFKLENLQPLRTVITNWESNVFLNHSSYAISPEASSEDYSILRESMGDIVYFASEALSKEHSGTLRGAFQSGLLAAKDILSSLIGDVAVPNTLIVEEKLDGSESSRKRPAGQVYDTRREDNDDDKALNYYHDYLRLRKQRLEKEEQECELLIAELLGTRPTAPTRPSANPYLIYQKTQWHVCRALADQEKQRSTGDHEARATKNEIRAKLGKTWRALDDLGKQPWVDEVTARRANYSSRLEEYQRQINAYNVRAAQIRDEHLRKCESQPLPEEEARLKILSQEEDERAQKRRLLENTTLNDSDEEYREDMDYEEQFDDNFSDTFT